In Paenibacillus sonchi, the genomic stretch AGCATAATCACGAGGCAGACGGGACAGCCGAAGAAGATCATGATCACGGCCATAGCCACAACCACGACCATGACCACGGCGGCCTGGATCCGCATGTCTGGCTTGCCCCCTCGCTTGCCATCAAGGAGGTTCGGACGATCGAAGCCGCTTTGGCTGCTGCCTCTCCTGAGAATGCCGCTGCTTTCCAGACTAACAGCGATGCCTATATCGCCAAGCTGGAGCAGCTTGACCAGGATTTCAAGGCTGGTCTGAAAGATACGAAGCGTAAAGATTTTATTACCCAGCATGCCGCATTCGGCTATCTGGCCAAAGAGTACGGCCTGACTCAAGTGCCTATCGCCGGACTGTCGCCGGAGCAGGAGCCTTCCGCCGCTCAAATGGCCAAAATTGTGGAGTTCGCGAAGGCGCATAAGGTGAAGACGATCTTTTTCGAAACCCTGGTGTCGTCCAATGTCGCGGATACCATTGCCGGGGAAATCGGGGCCAAGTCAGCGGTGCTGAATCCAATCGAAGGCTTAACCGAAGCGGACCGCAGCAGCAATCTTGATTACCTTGGCATTATGCGCCAGAACCTTGAAGCGCTGAAGACTGCTTTGAATGAATAAAGAGCGATAGGA encodes the following:
- a CDS encoding metal ABC transporter substrate-binding protein, whose amino-acid sequence is MLNIKIRHLAVLSLAAMLIASGCGNKNTASNAEEAAPASSATAEPSAAEPAVKTDKLNIKVSFYPMYEFTKNIVGDLADVETLIPAGIEPHDWEPTAQDMAEISAADVLVYNGAGMEGWAQQVIDSAKGTQLVAVEASKGLDIMEGVEEEEEHHADEAGHDHEAGEHAEEAEHNHEADGTAEEDHDHGHSHNHDHDHGGLDPHVWLAPSLAIKEVRTIEAALAAASPENAAAFQTNSDAYIAKLEQLDQDFKAGLKDTKRKDFITQHAAFGYLAKEYGLTQVPIAGLSPEQEPSAAQMAKIVEFAKAHKVKTIFFETLVSSNVADTIAGEIGAKSAVLNPIEGLTEADRSSNLDYLGIMRQNLEALKTALNE